In Sphingomicrobium sediminis, the genomic window TAGGGGGCGCAAAATCGGCCAGCGTGTTGGCGATCTTGTCGGCTTCGCTGAGCGGGGTGACGACACCCTTTGGAAAGCTGGCAGCGACGGTCAGGCCTTGGCCTGCACGCAGCGTGCCGTTGAACTCGAACCGGATCTCGCGCTCGTCGCGGCGGGTCATGGCGGCGGGAATGCCCTTGTCGCCCTGACGGCCCGCAAAACTATCCCACTCGAGAAACTCGGCATCTTCGGGAAGACGGATGATCGCGCTCGATCGCTCGATCGGGAAAGACCAGCCATGGCCGGTGACGTTCCAGTAAAGCGAATCGAATTCCTCAAACCGGCCGACCGCACGGCCGAGGCGGTAACGTATGCGATAGGTATGCTCGCCCGACGGCAGCATCGTGTCGGCATTGCCGAGACGGATGTTCACGCCATTGCCCTTGCGGGTTACTTTCGCCTCTTCGGGGCGGCCGTTGCGGGTGGCGTCGATAAATTCGAACCCGACATTGAAGCGCGATCCGGCGTCACCGGCATAGCGGGTTGGAATGTCACGGAAGATGCCGCGGCGGATTTCGCGACCTAGCGCGCGCACACGGATCGTCTCGCTGACGAGGATCGACCCGTCTTTCTGCACGGTGGCCTCGGCGTGGAAGTTGCGGATGACTTCCTGCGCGGCTGCCGGGCTTGCGCCCAGCAGCATCAGCAGGCCGAGGAAAAACGCCCCCCAGCGCACCATCATGTTACGCGTTTCCGAAGTCGACCTGAGGCGCCTGGAAAATGCCGGCCTCGTCGGGATCCTCATAGTAGGGCTCGGTCTTGAAGCCGAACGGCCCCGCGATGAGATTGTCGGGCACCGACTGGATGCGGGTGTTCAGGTCGCGCGCGGTGGCGTTGTAGTAGCGACGCGCCGACTGCAGTTCGTTTTCGGTCTGGACCAATTCGTCCTGCAGCTTCTGGAAATTCACGTCGGCCTTGAGGTCGGGATATTGCTCGACCACGGCCATGAGACGACCAAGCAGGCCGGTCATGATGCCATCGGCTGCCGCGGTGGCTTCCACACCTTTGGCCTGAACCGCATTGCCACGCTGGGCAATGACTGCTTCCAGCGTATCCTTCTCGTGACTGGCATAGCCCTTCACGCTCGCAACCAGGTTCGGGATGAGGTCGGCACGGCGGCGCAGCTGGACGTTGATGCCGCTAAAGGCTTCGTGGACCAGCGCACGCAGGCGCACCAACTTGTTGTAAATTCCGACGCCGAAAAGCAGCAGGATGGCAAGGACGCCAAGTACGACGACAGTCTCAAGCATGTGATGATTCCCCCAAATTTACTGTTGGGAGAGTATCTAGCACAGAATGCTTTAGAAAGCGGAAATTCCCGTAATTGCGCGGCCGAGGATGAGCGCATGGACGTCATGCGTGCCCTCGTAGGTGTTGACCGTCTCGAGGTTCACCATGTGGCGCATGACCGGATATTCGCTCGAAATACCGTTGCCGCCATGCATGTCGCGCGCGGTGCGAGCGATTTCCAGCGCCTTGCCGCAATTGTTGCGCTTCACGATCGAGATCATCTCGGGGGTGAGCTTGTCTTCCTCGAGCAGGCGACCGACGCGCAGGCTCGCCTGCAAGCCGAGGCTGATTTCGGTCGCCATGTTGGCAAGCTTCAGCTGCGGGATCTGGTTGGCAGCGAGCGGGCGACCGAACTGCTTGCGCTCGAGCTGATAGTTGCGCGCGGCAGCATAGCAGGCTTCCGCGGCGCCCATCGCGCCCCAGCTGATTCCGTAGCGCGCGACGTTAAGACAGCCGAACGGGCCCTTGAGCCCCTCGACGCCCGGCAGTAGGTTTTCCTCCGGCACTTCGACGCCGTCCATGACGATCTCGCCGGTGATCGAGGCGCGGAGCGACAGCTTTTCCTTCACCTGCGGTGCCGACAGGCCCTTCATGCCCTTTTCGAGGATGAAGCCGCGGATCTTGCCGTCATGCGCTTCCGACTTGGCCCACACGACGAAGACGTCGGCGATGGGCGAGTTGGTGATCCACATCTTGGCGCCATTGAGCAGGTAGCCGCCGTCAATCTTCTTGGCGTTGGTGCGCATGCCGCCCGGATCAGAACCGGCATCGGGCTCGGTCAGGCCGAAACAGCCGACCTTCGTGCCCTTGGCGAGGTCGGGCAGATATTTGCGCTTCTGTTCTTCCGACCCGTAGGCATTGATCGGATGCATGACGAGGCTCGACTGCACCGAGCAGGCGCTCCGATAGCCCGAATCCACGCGCTCGATCTCGCGCGCGATAAGGCCGTAGCTCACATAACCGAGACCTGCGCCGCCATATTCTTCCGCGACTGTCGCGCCGAGCAGGCCGAGTTCGCCCATCTGGGGCATGATGTCGGGATCGAACGCTTCCTCGTTGAACGCCTTGGCGACATTGGGAAGAAGCTGCTCCTGCGCATAGGCGCGGGCGGTTTCGGCGACCATGCGCTCTTCTTCGGTGAGCTGGTCGGCAAGGTTGAGCGGGTCTTCCCAATCGAAGGGGACGAGGGTCTTGGTCTTGGATTTCTGAAGCATGGGGGAGCCTTTACAGCGGCTTTGATGTGGGTTCCAGTGAAACCTTGCCCATCCGAGCGCCGTATAGGGTGGGGAGCAAAGAGGGAGTTTGTATGACCGACATCGGCAATGCCGCGGAATTCCTCGCGCTCGCCTTCATCTGGGTGATCGGATTGATCGCACTGGTCGCGGTGGTGCTCTTCATCATTGACGTTACCCAGTCGAGCGATGCGGTGCGGCGCAATTTCCCAGTGATCGGCCGGTTCCGACATCTCTTCACGGAACTCGGCGAATTCTTCCGGCAATATTTCTTCGCGATGGACCGCGAGGAAATGCCCTTCAACCGCGCCCAGCGCGACTGGGTCGACCGCGCTGCCAAGGGTAAGGGCAATACGATCGCGTTCGGCTCGACCAAGAATTTGCAGCCCGTCGGCACACCCATTTTCGTCAATTGTCCCTGGCCCAAGCTCGATCATGGCGAGACCCAGGCTGCGCCGATGCGGATCGGGCCGACGGCCAAGCATCCCTATGACGCGCCCAGCTACTTCAATGTCTCGGGCATGAGCTATGGCTCGCTGTCCAAGCCGGCGGTGCGGGCGCTGTCGCTTGGTGCTGCACGCGCGGGATGTTGGATAAATACTGGGGAAGGGGGCTTGGCGCCGGCGCATCTGGAGGGCGGCGGCGATGTCGTATTCCAGATCGGAACGGCCAAATATGGTGTGCGTACCGAAGATGGAGAGCTGTCGGACGAGAAGCTGCGCGAGGTCGCCTCGAACCCCGAAGTGAAGATGTTCGAGCTCAAATTGAGCCAGGGGGCAAAGCCGGGGAAGGGCGGGATCCTTCCCGCCGCCAAGGTCAATGAAGAGATTGCCGAAATCCGCGGCATCCGGGCCCACGAAGCCAGCATCTCGCCCAACCGGCACCCCGAGATCGACAGTGTCGACGACCTCATCACGATGATCCGGCACCTGCGCGCCGTCACTGGCAAGCCGGTCGGCATCAAGTTCGTGATTGGCGCCTATGGATGGCTGGAAGACTTTTTCGATCGCCTTTCCAAGGGCGAGCCTGACGATGCGCCCGATTTCATGACGATCGATTCTGGCGATGGCGGGACCGGCGCGGCGCCGATGCCGCTGATGGACAATGTCGGTCTGGTCATTCGCGAAAGCCTGCCGATGGTCGTCGATATGCGGGACAAGGCCGGCCTCAAGGATCGCATCCGCATCATCGCATCAGGCAAGATGATTACGCCGAGCGACATTGCCTGGGCGCTTGCGACGGGTGCCGATTTCGTCAATTCGGCGCGCGCCTTCATGTTCTCGATCGGCTGCATCCAGGCGATGAAGTGCAACACCAACAAATGCCCGACGGGCGTGACCACCCACAACAGGCGACTGCAACGCGGCCTCGTGCCAGAGGACAAGGCGGTGAAGGTCGAACATTTCGTCGAGAATATGCGCAAGGAAGTGAACATCATCGCGCATAGCTGCGGCGTCGACAGCCCACGCGACCTCAAGCGCTATCACGTCCGGATCGTCTGCCCCGATGGGCGTTCACGGCCGATGGACGAGCTTCATCCGGGGCCAGCGCTGCAGAGTTAGGGCCGTGTAATCCCCACCAGGGCCTTAAGCGCCATTCGCTGCTTTTCGATCAGTTGCTCGCGCGCTGGCGGGTCCAGTCGCGCGGCATGGCGCATGATGGTGCAGCTCGACATGACCATCCATCGCGCCGTCTCGCGGCTTTGGTCCGAGGCGTCGATATCCTCGAGGAAAGCCAAAAGCAGGTCGGCATTCCGCTCGGTGTCGCGGCGGTCCAGTTCGCTCAATGCGTTGTCGTAATGGATAGCGGGCCAAAGGCGCAGCGCGATCGGATTATCGACATAGAAGGCGAAGATGGCATCGAGCCCGGCATCGATGCGCTGCTCGGGCGTATCTTGGCGGCGATCGATGAGCGCGCGCGCAATTACCTTGTTGAGCTGATCCCCATATTTCTCGACCAGGCTTCGTAGCAGCGCGGCCTTGGTCGGGAAGAATTCGTAATAAGCGGCCATGCTGGTCCCGGTTTCGCGCAACACGGCACGTACCGAGAAATCTGCAACACCTTGCTCGATAATCAGCCGTTCGGCAGTCGCCATCAATTCGGCCAGCCGCTTCTGGCTGCGCTCCTGGACCGGCTGCTTGCGCATCCGTGTCGATTTGAGTGAATCCGGCATGCAGTGCCAGTAACTGCGCCAATTCGACTTTACAGTACAGGCTTTTGTTCAGGCTGTAGCTAAACCAGAACAGGCGTACTACTAGGAACATTGTTCTGGTTTTGTCGGGAGTCCGAAGATGAGGGAGCGGCAAGTCTTGCTTTTCGGCCACCCTCCAATTCGGCCATTCGGCCCCGATCTTCCTCTCTACGTCGATCCCGCAAATATCCGTGATGCAACCAAGGCATTGGAAACGCATCACGTTGCCACCGTTCTCGGGTCGCCTGAAGGCGGCATGATCGTGCCGGGTGATGATCCGGTGGCGCGAAGCCTTGCGCTTCCACTGCTGGACCTAAACGGCTTTGACGGGCTGCTACTGTTGGGTGGGGAGGGCGCCCTGCTGGCATTCGAGGATTACGAGGCCGTGCATCTGCTCGTCGGCAAGTTCAACGCTTCCGGGCGTCCTGTCGGGTTGGTCGGTCATTCGACCTGCGCGGTGTTCCATGCGCGCGATGGCGAGGGGAGGTTGCTCTGCGAAGGCCGTAGATGGACCGGACCGCTTGCCGAGGAAGACCGCTTGTCCGAACATTCACGCGGCGTCGACTTCCAGCCATATTATATCGAGGAACGGTCAGAGGACTTTCCCGACAGTCATTTCGTGCAAGGACCTGCATTCGAGGCGCATGTCGAGATCGACGGCGATTTAGTAACCGCTCAGCATCCGATTGCCACGGCGCAGGTCGCGCATGAAATTGCCACCATCATTGCACGAAAGTCCGGCTTTCAACCCGTCGCGGCCTAGGCCATAACCCCTTCCGTGACCGACCATATCGCAACCGAGCGCCAGGCGCGCACCGGGCTCTTGCTGGCCATCGCCGTCATTGGCGCGTGGCTTGGCGGGCATGTCGCGGCCGTGTGGGTGCTGACGGCGTGGGAACAGCCGTTCTTCGCAATCGCTCTGTTCATGGTGCAGACTTGGCTGTCGGTC contains:
- a CDS encoding LemA family protein; the protein is MLETVVVLGVLAILLLFGVGIYNKLVRLRALVHEAFSGINVQLRRRADLIPNLVASVKGYASHEKDTLEAVIAQRGNAVQAKGVEATAAADGIMTGLLGRLMAVVEQYPDLKADVNFQKLQDELVQTENELQSARRYYNATARDLNTRIQSVPDNLIAGPFGFKTEPYYEDPDEAGIFQAPQVDFGNA
- a CDS encoding acyl-CoA dehydrogenase yields the protein MLQKSKTKTLVPFDWEDPLNLADQLTEEERMVAETARAYAQEQLLPNVAKAFNEEAFDPDIMPQMGELGLLGATVAEEYGGAGLGYVSYGLIAREIERVDSGYRSACSVQSSLVMHPINAYGSEEQKRKYLPDLAKGTKVGCFGLTEPDAGSDPGGMRTNAKKIDGGYLLNGAKMWITNSPIADVFVVWAKSEAHDGKIRGFILEKGMKGLSAPQVKEKLSLRASITGEIVMDGVEVPEENLLPGVEGLKGPFGCLNVARYGISWGAMGAAEACYAAARNYQLERKQFGRPLAANQIPQLKLANMATEISLGLQASLRVGRLLEEDKLTPEMISIVKRNNCGKALEIARTARDMHGGNGISSEYPVMRHMVNLETVNTYEGTHDVHALILGRAITGISAF
- a CDS encoding FMN-binding glutamate synthase family protein — encoded protein: MTDIGNAAEFLALAFIWVIGLIALVAVVLFIIDVTQSSDAVRRNFPVIGRFRHLFTELGEFFRQYFFAMDREEMPFNRAQRDWVDRAAKGKGNTIAFGSTKNLQPVGTPIFVNCPWPKLDHGETQAAPMRIGPTAKHPYDAPSYFNVSGMSYGSLSKPAVRALSLGAARAGCWINTGEGGLAPAHLEGGGDVVFQIGTAKYGVRTEDGELSDEKLREVASNPEVKMFELKLSQGAKPGKGGILPAAKVNEEIAEIRGIRAHEASISPNRHPEIDSVDDLITMIRHLRAVTGKPVGIKFVIGAYGWLEDFFDRLSKGEPDDAPDFMTIDSGDGGTGAAPMPLMDNVGLVIRESLPMVVDMRDKAGLKDRIRIIASGKMITPSDIAWALATGADFVNSARAFMFSIGCIQAMKCNTNKCPTGVTTHNRRLQRGLVPEDKAVKVEHFVENMRKEVNIIAHSCGVDSPRDLKRYHVRIVCPDGRSRPMDELHPGPALQS
- a CDS encoding TetR/AcrR family transcriptional regulator, with translation MRKQPVQERSQKRLAELMATAERLIIEQGVADFSVRAVLRETGTSMAAYYEFFPTKAALLRSLVEKYGDQLNKVIARALIDRRQDTPEQRIDAGLDAIFAFYVDNPIALRLWPAIHYDNALSELDRRDTERNADLLLAFLEDIDASDQSRETARWMVMSSCTIMRHAARLDPPAREQLIEKQRMALKALVGITRP